Proteins encoded in a region of the Variovorax sp. PAMC 28711 genome:
- a CDS encoding GNAT family N-acetyltransferase, with translation MINILLADYRNPAHAIVLVELLDAYARDPAGGGTALAPEVKQGLPAALAARPQAFSVLAFDGDMPVGLVNCIEGFSTFVCRPLVNVHDVVVVASHRGQRITQRMLGRVAQEASARGACKLTMEVLSGNQSALRAYEREGFAAYQLDPAFGAAVFLQKTL, from the coding sequence GTGATCAACATTCTGTTGGCGGACTACCGGAACCCTGCGCACGCGATCGTGCTCGTCGAACTGCTCGACGCCTACGCACGCGACCCGGCCGGTGGTGGCACCGCGCTCGCACCCGAAGTGAAGCAGGGCCTGCCCGCTGCGCTCGCTGCACGGCCGCAGGCGTTCAGCGTGCTGGCGTTCGACGGTGACATGCCGGTCGGGCTCGTCAACTGCATCGAAGGCTTCTCGACGTTCGTCTGCCGTCCGCTGGTCAATGTGCACGATGTCGTGGTGGTGGCGAGCCATCGGGGCCAGCGCATCACGCAGCGCATGCTGGGACGAGTGGCGCAGGAGGCCAGCGCACGCGGCGCCTGCAAGCTCACGATGGAGGTGCTGTCGGGCAATCAGTCCGCGCTGCGTGCCTATGAACGTGAAGGGTTCGCTGCCTACCAGCTCGACCCGGCGTTCGGCGCCGCCGTCTTCCTGCAGAAGACGCTGTAG
- a CDS encoding MOSC domain-containing protein, translated as MHSFSKYAEPSIRLIEGLGVEGDAHAGQTVQHRSRVARNPAAPNLRQVHLLHAELFDELVEAGFAVFPGDLGENITTRGIDLLGLPTGTRLTFGATAVVELTGLRNPCSQIDRFQRGLMAATLAQDADGKLVRKAGVMSVVLVGGDVMAGDPIGIELPAGTSRRLEPV; from the coding sequence ATGCACAGCTTCTCGAAATATGCCGAACCCTCGATCCGTTTGATCGAAGGTCTGGGCGTGGAGGGTGACGCGCACGCGGGGCAGACGGTGCAGCACCGCTCGCGCGTGGCGCGAAATCCGGCAGCGCCGAATCTGCGTCAAGTGCATCTGCTGCACGCCGAGCTTTTCGATGAACTCGTCGAGGCCGGCTTCGCGGTGTTCCCCGGTGACTTGGGCGAGAACATCACGACGCGCGGCATCGATCTGCTCGGCCTGCCGACCGGCACCCGGCTGACATTCGGCGCCACGGCGGTCGTCGAACTGACCGGCTTGCGCAACCCGTGCAGCCAGATCGATCGCTTTCAACGCGGTCTCATGGCGGCCACCCTGGCGCAGGACGCCGACGGCAAGCTCGTGCGCAAGGCCGGCGTCATGTCGGTCGTCCTCGTCGGCGGTGACGTGATGGCCGGCGATCCGATCGGCATTGAATTGCCCGCGGGCACATCGCGGCGACTGGAGCCTGTGTGA
- a CDS encoding oxepin-CoA hydrolase, alternative type, whose product MTAQLKSTSEGRTMVLTLANPSQRNALGPEIYAAGVEALNGAESSDEVRSVVIVGDGAWFSAGGSLQRLVQNRALDPAVQAESIEGLHNWIDSIRTFPKPVIAAVEGAAAGAGFSLALACDFVIAARDAVFAASYSNVALSPDGGLSWHLAQSLPRQIASEWLMNGERIAAERLHALGLVNQLTDSGQALAGALALAATLNARASNSLASIKELLSDARGASLSAHLSAERDHFVRNLHHANAGIGIAAFLAKKPPQYG is encoded by the coding sequence ATGACAGCCCAACTCAAGAGCACCAGCGAGGGCCGCACGATGGTGCTGACTCTCGCCAACCCGTCGCAACGCAATGCGCTCGGCCCCGAAATCTATGCCGCGGGCGTCGAAGCGCTGAACGGCGCCGAGAGCAGCGATGAAGTGCGCAGCGTCGTGATCGTCGGTGACGGCGCGTGGTTCAGTGCCGGCGGCTCGTTGCAGCGGCTGGTGCAGAACCGCGCGCTCGACCCTGCCGTGCAGGCTGAAAGCATCGAGGGGCTGCACAACTGGATCGATTCGATCCGCACCTTTCCGAAGCCGGTGATCGCAGCGGTCGAGGGTGCCGCGGCCGGTGCCGGCTTTTCGCTCGCACTGGCCTGCGATTTCGTGATCGCTGCACGCGATGCCGTGTTCGCCGCGTCGTACAGCAACGTGGCGCTGTCGCCCGACGGCGGCCTCAGCTGGCACCTGGCGCAATCGCTGCCACGCCAGATCGCGAGCGAGTGGCTGATGAACGGCGAGCGCATCGCAGCCGAGCGACTGCATGCCCTCGGGCTGGTCAACCAGCTCACCGATTCCGGGCAGGCACTGGCCGGCGCACTCGCGCTGGCTGCCACGCTCAATGCGCGCGCATCCAACTCGCTCGCCAGCATCAAGGAGCTGCTGAGCGATGCGCGCGGCGCGAGTTTGTCGGCGCATCTGTCGGCGGAGCGCGATCACTTCGTGCGCAACCTGCATCATGCGAACGCCGGCATCGGCATTGCCGCGTTCCTTGCCAAAAAGCCACCGCAGTACGGGTAG
- a CDS encoding phosphotransferase has translation MTQPQDFSNFIGTRAVSQQHSFDNEVLSAWLEKNLAGFQGPLTLEMFKGGQSNPTYKLITPSKAYVMRAKPGPVAKLLPSAHAVEREYKVMKGLAGTDVPVPKMLCLCEDESVIGRAFYVMECMEGRVLWDQSLPGFSNAERGAYYDEMNRVIAALHTVDFAARGLADYGKPGNYFDRQIGRWSKQYKASADGAGELSQPIDAMERLIDWLPTHMPASARDESKVSIVHGDYRLDNVMFHATEPRIIAVLDWELSTLGHPLADFSYHCMSWHMPPTTGRGIGGVDVAALGIPTEREYIARYCERTHISTPEALAPDWNFYQAYNLFRMAAILQGIAKRVEAGTASSEQAVASARGARPMAEMAWQFAQKA, from the coding sequence ATGACCCAACCTCAAGACTTCAGCAATTTCATCGGCACCCGCGCGGTGTCGCAGCAGCACAGCTTCGACAACGAGGTGCTGTCGGCATGGCTCGAAAAAAACCTCGCAGGCTTCCAGGGCCCGCTGACGCTCGAGATGTTCAAGGGTGGGCAGTCCAACCCGACCTACAAACTGATCACCCCGTCCAAGGCGTACGTGATGCGTGCCAAGCCGGGTCCGGTCGCCAAACTGCTGCCGTCGGCGCATGCAGTCGAGCGCGAGTACAAGGTCATGAAGGGCCTCGCCGGGACCGATGTGCCGGTGCCGAAGATGCTTTGCCTGTGCGAAGACGAGTCGGTCATCGGCCGCGCGTTCTACGTCATGGAGTGCATGGAGGGCCGCGTGCTGTGGGACCAGTCGCTGCCAGGCTTCAGCAACGCCGAGCGCGGTGCGTACTACGACGAGATGAACCGCGTGATCGCAGCGCTGCACACCGTGGATTTCGCCGCACGCGGTCTGGCCGACTACGGCAAGCCCGGCAATTATTTCGATCGCCAGATCGGCCGCTGGAGCAAGCAGTACAAGGCATCGGCCGATGGCGCGGGCGAACTCTCGCAGCCCATCGACGCCATGGAGCGCCTCATCGACTGGCTGCCGACCCACATGCCGGCGAGCGCCCGCGACGAGTCCAAGGTGTCGATCGTGCATGGCGACTACCGCCTCGACAACGTGATGTTCCACGCCACGGAGCCGCGCATCATCGCGGTGCTCGACTGGGAGCTCTCCACGCTGGGTCACCCGCTCGCGGACTTCAGCTACCACTGCATGTCGTGGCACATGCCGCCCACCACCGGACGTGGCATCGGTGGTGTCGACGTGGCGGCACTCGGCATTCCGACCGAGCGCGAATACATCGCCCGTTACTGCGAACGCACGCACATCAGCACGCCGGAGGCACTGGCCCCCGACTGGAATTTCTACCAGGCCTATAACCTGTTTCGGATGGCTGCGATCCTGCAAGGCATTGCCAAGCGAGTCGAAGCCGGTACCGCATCGAGCGAACAAGCCGTGGCCTCCGCCCGCGGTGCGCGACCGATGGCCGAAATGGCCTGGCAATTCGCCCAAAAGGCGTAA
- a CDS encoding Crp/Fnr family transcriptional regulator, protein MDDPILTIEEREAINSGRWFSSLSPSLRHDILRCAFVKRYKDGELLAARGDPPETWIACAKGAVRVSSTAVSGKQVTLTYVEPGIWFGDVAMFDGDRRTHDAYAHGDTTTLNVARADFQKILNAHVELYEALMRLQARRIRTLFGLVEDLNTLPLRARLAKQLVHLVRSYGVPSLADGSQMRIGLHLAQEELAQLLGASRQRVNQELKAMEREDTIRIEPGGLVVLDRAALMRISEADV, encoded by the coding sequence ATGGACGACCCCATTCTTACCATCGAAGAACGTGAAGCGATCAACAGTGGTCGCTGGTTTTCTTCTCTCTCACCATCGCTTCGGCACGACATTCTTCGATGTGCTTTCGTCAAACGCTACAAGGACGGCGAGCTGCTCGCAGCCCGCGGCGATCCACCGGAAACGTGGATTGCCTGTGCCAAGGGCGCGGTGCGCGTGAGTTCGACGGCCGTGTCGGGCAAGCAGGTCACGCTGACCTACGTGGAGCCGGGCATCTGGTTCGGCGACGTGGCGATGTTCGACGGGGACCGTCGCACGCACGATGCCTACGCGCATGGCGACACCACCACGCTGAACGTGGCGCGGGCCGACTTCCAGAAAATCCTCAACGCGCACGTCGAGTTGTACGAAGCCCTGATGCGTTTGCAGGCGCGCCGCATCCGCACCTTGTTCGGACTGGTGGAAGACTTGAACACACTGCCCTTGCGGGCGCGGCTCGCCAAGCAGCTGGTGCACCTGGTGCGCAGCTACGGCGTGCCGAGCCTCGCGGATGGCAGCCAGATGCGCATCGGGCTGCATCTGGCGCAGGAAGAGTTGGCGCAGCTGCTCGGCGCATCGCGCCAGCGTGTCAATCAGGAACTCAAGGCGATGGAGCGCGAGGACACCATCCGCATCGAACCGGGCGGCCTCGTGGTGCTGGACCGTGCCGCGCTGATGCGCATCTCCGAAGCCGACGTTTGA
- the glmM gene encoding phosphoglucosamine mutase, giving the protein MTRKYFGTDGIRGTVGQPPITPDFVLRLAHAVGRVLKLTEARPQVLIGKDTRISGYMLESALESGFNSAGVDVVLLGPLPTPGVAYLTRAQRASLGVVISASHNAFPDNGIKFFSAQGTKLSDEWELAVEAALEEPPAWAESAQLGKARRLDDAAGRYTEFCKSTFANDLTLRGMKLVVDGAHGAAYQVAPQVFHELGADVTSIGCAPDGLNINKDVGATHPEALIAAVKAQGADYGIALDGDADRLQLIDATGRLFNGDELLYLMVAERIARGDKPIGVVGTLMTNKAVEMALRAQGIELVRAKVGDRYVLEELEKRGWLLGGEGSGHLLALDRHTTGDGIVSALQVLQACVRSGKTVAQLLAAVTLFPQTLINVRLAPGQDWKANQALAAETERAEAELGDSGRVLIRASGTEPLVRVMVEARDAAQADACARRIAATLEPAT; this is encoded by the coding sequence ATGACCAGAAAATATTTCGGCACCGATGGCATTCGCGGCACGGTCGGGCAGCCCCCGATCACGCCTGATTTCGTATTGCGACTGGCGCACGCCGTGGGCCGCGTGCTCAAGCTGACCGAGGCGCGACCGCAGGTGCTGATCGGCAAGGACACGCGCATTTCGGGCTACATGCTCGAATCCGCGCTCGAATCGGGCTTCAATTCGGCCGGCGTCGACGTGGTGCTGCTGGGCCCGTTGCCGACACCCGGCGTCGCGTACCTCACGCGCGCTCAGAGAGCCAGTCTTGGCGTCGTGATCAGCGCGAGCCATAACGCTTTTCCCGACAACGGCATCAAGTTCTTCAGCGCGCAAGGCACCAAGCTCAGCGACGAGTGGGAACTGGCCGTCGAGGCGGCGCTCGAAGAGCCGCCTGCGTGGGCCGAATCGGCACAGCTCGGCAAGGCACGCCGGCTCGACGATGCCGCCGGTCGCTACACCGAGTTCTGCAAAAGCACCTTCGCCAACGACCTGACGCTGCGCGGCATGAAGCTCGTGGTCGACGGTGCACACGGCGCGGCTTACCAGGTCGCGCCCCAGGTGTTCCATGAACTGGGCGCCGATGTGACCAGCATCGGTTGCGCGCCCGATGGCCTCAACATCAACAAGGACGTCGGCGCGACGCATCCCGAGGCCCTCATTGCAGCGGTGAAAGCACAAGGTGCCGATTACGGCATCGCCCTGGACGGCGATGCCGACCGGCTGCAACTGATCGACGCCACGGGCCGGTTGTTCAACGGCGACGAATTGCTTTATCTGATGGTGGCCGAGCGCATCGCGCGGGGCGACAAGCCAATCGGCGTCGTCGGCACGCTGATGACGAACAAGGCCGTCGAAATGGCGCTGCGCGCGCAGGGCATCGAGCTGGTCCGCGCCAAGGTGGGCGACCGCTACGTGCTCGAAGAACTGGAAAAGCGCGGCTGGCTGCTGGGGGGCGAGGGGTCCGGCCATCTGCTGGCGCTCGACCGCCATACCACCGGCGACGGCATCGTGAGCGCGCTGCAGGTGTTGCAAGCCTGCGTGCGCAGCGGCAAGACGGTGGCGCAATTGCTCGCGGCCGTCACGCTGTTCCCGCAGACGCTGATCAACGTGCGCCTTGCGCCGGGGCAGGACTGGAAGGCCAATCAGGCGCTCGCAGCGGAGACCGAACGCGCCGAAGCCGAGCTCGGCGACAGTGGTCGCGTTTTGATTCGTGCCAGCGGCACCGAGCCGCTGGTGCGCGTGATGGTGGAGGCGCGCGATGCCGCCCAGGCCGACGCGTGCGCGCGCCGCATCGCCGCCACATTGGAGCCTGCGACTTGA
- a CDS encoding acyl-CoA dehydrogenase family protein, producing MDFEYSAKTKDLQKRVKAFMDEYIYPAEADYAAELAANTAAGKRWTALKTVDKVKEKAKAQGLWNLFLPVDSASASGYEGAGLTNQEYAPLAEIMGAVPWASEAFNCSAPDTGNMETIARYGSEAIKARWLKPLLDGEIRSAFAMTEPDVASSDATNISTRIERQGDEYVINGRKWWISGAADPRCAVFITMGKTDPEAAKHSQQSMIIVPADAKGIKIIRPLTVMGFDDAPHGHVEMTFDNVRVPADNMLLGEGRGFEIAQGRLGPGRIHHCMRLIGLAERALELMCKRASSRVAFGKSVASQTVTQERIAEARCKIDMARLLTLKAAWLMDVAGNKVARNEIAMIKVVAPSMACQVIDWAMQVHGGGGMSDDFPLAYAYTNARTLRFADGPDEVHRNAIAKWELGKYATEKRELEAPVTRF from the coding sequence ATGGATTTCGAATACTCGGCCAAAACAAAAGACCTCCAGAAACGCGTCAAAGCGTTCATGGATGAGTACATCTACCCAGCCGAGGCGGACTACGCTGCCGAGCTGGCAGCGAACACTGCCGCCGGCAAGCGCTGGACCGCGCTCAAGACCGTCGACAAGGTCAAGGAAAAAGCCAAGGCCCAAGGTCTCTGGAACCTGTTCCTGCCGGTCGACAGCGCGTCGGCATCGGGCTACGAAGGGGCTGGACTGACCAACCAGGAATACGCACCCCTGGCCGAAATCATGGGCGCGGTGCCATGGGCGAGCGAAGCATTCAACTGCTCGGCGCCTGACACCGGCAACATGGAAACCATCGCGCGCTACGGCTCCGAAGCCATCAAGGCGCGCTGGCTCAAGCCGCTGCTGGACGGCGAGATCCGCTCGGCCTTCGCGATGACCGAACCCGACGTGGCCTCGAGCGACGCGACCAACATCTCGACCCGCATCGAACGTCAGGGCGACGAGTACGTGATCAACGGCCGCAAGTGGTGGATCTCCGGCGCTGCGGACCCGCGCTGCGCGGTGTTCATCACCATGGGCAAGACCGATCCTGAAGCCGCCAAGCATTCGCAGCAGAGCATGATCATCGTGCCGGCAGACGCCAAGGGCATCAAGATCATTCGCCCGCTCACCGTGATGGGCTTCGACGACGCGCCGCATGGCCACGTCGAAATGACGTTCGACAACGTGCGCGTGCCCGCGGACAACATGCTGCTCGGCGAAGGCCGCGGCTTCGAAATCGCCCAGGGTCGCCTTGGCCCCGGACGCATTCACCATTGCATGCGCCTGATCGGCCTGGCCGAGCGTGCGCTCGAACTGATGTGCAAGCGCGCCTCGTCGCGCGTCGCCTTCGGCAAGAGCGTGGCGTCGCAAACCGTCACGCAGGAACGCATCGCCGAAGCCCGCTGCAAGATCGACATGGCCCGCCTGCTGACGCTCAAGGCCGCCTGGCTCATGGACGTGGCCGGCAACAAGGTCGCCCGCAACGAGATCGCGATGATCAAGGTGGTCGCACCGTCGATGGCCTGCCAGGTCATCGACTGGGCGATGCAAGTGCACGGTGGCGGCGGCATGTCCGACGACTTCCCGTTGGCCTATGCGTACACCAACGCCCGCACGCTGCGCTTCGCGGACGGCCCGGACGAAGTGCACCGCAATGCGATCGCGAAGTGGGAGCTGGGCAAGTACGCCACCGAAAAGCGCGAGCTCGAAGCACCTGTGACCCGCTTCTGA